The stretch of DNA GCAGCAATTTGCAGGGACTCGCCCCTGCTTCCTGGATCCCCATTCAACCCCCGGTTATTATGTGCCCATGGGATTGTTAGCGATTACCAGTACGCCAACCCAGGATCCCATCTTCGTTTACAGCTACAATGCGATCATTCGGGCAATTTATATTCAGGGCATCTGCGATTTTGGCGTCACCTATGCGCTCACGGGCGATCCGCTGACCTCCAGCGATATCATGTTCAACCTTCCCGATGCCCAGAACCAGGTTTTTGTCGTTTGGAGATCGGATGGACTGATTCCCAATGTCAGTTTATCCGCATCCCCTAACTTGCCTGTTTTTATGCGTTTTCGAATCGAGGAAGCCATGCTGCGGGTTGCAAACAGCGCGGACGGTTTATATATCATCAGTTCCGCTTTGGACTATCAAGTTGAAGCCCTTCGCTCAGTAGAAGACAATTTTTACAATGGGTTCCGTTCGGTTATTTATCCCCTGGCATTGGATTTACAGGCTCTCACGCACACCGCGCCCCAACAATGAATTACCTCCGCCGCTTTCTTCTGATCGTTTTTCACAGCATCCTGTATATCTTCATCGGCGCCTTCTTCCTTGTTGGCTTAATCCGAACGGGGATCCTGATTCACAGCCGACCAAAGACCTTTTTACCAGAGGATGTCCCTGAAGCCCCTGTCGCTCTGGTTCTGGGCGCCGGTCTCAACCGGGATGGATCGCCCGGCGTTGTTCTACGCGACCGGGTTGAAACAGCAGCAGAGCTTTATTTTTCAGGAAAAGTTGAAAAGCTTTTAATGAGCGGTGACAACGTTTCGCAATATTACAATGAACCCGGAGCCATGTTCGATTATGCCCTGTCTTTAGGCGTCCCTGATGAAGATATCGTCCTGGATCCTGCGGGGATAAGGACTTATGATAGCTGTTACCGAGCCCGAGATATTTTTGGTGTCAATCAACTGATCATCGTTACCCAGGCTTTTCACTTACCCCGGGCTTTATTCATTTGCAACGCTTTGAATATCGAAGCTTATGGCGTCAGCGCGGACGATGCCAACTACAACCGTCGCGGGTATATCTTCTGGTGGGCGCGGGAAATACCTGCCTCCAGCGCGGCGGTTTGGGATGTGTACTTTGCCCGGTCCACACCAATTCTCGGTCAACCCGAACCCATCTTCCCCTGAATCCGACTTTTTCCAATCATCATTAATAAAAACCAATTCTGGCATCAATATTGCAATGAAAGGACAAACCATGAACAGAGATCAAGCATTAACCATTTTGCATCAATACGTCAAGAACCCTAACCTCATCAAACATATGCTGGCTGTTGAAGCCGCAATGCGTTTTTATGCCCGCAAATTTGGCGAAGATGAGGAAAAATGGGCTGTGACCGCATTATTACACGACTTTGATTGGGAAATTCATCCCACCATGGAAGAACATCCCCTGGCTGGTGAATCTATTTTGCGGGACCATAAGGTTCCAGAAGATATCATCCGGGCAGTCCTCAGTCATGCGACCCACACGGGAATCCCTCGAGAGACGCTTATGGAAAAAGCGCTGTTCGCCTGTGATGAGGTGACCGGCTTAATCACTGCCGTTGCCCTGGTCAGGCCTTCAAAAGCTTTATATGATCTTAAACCAAAATCTGTGAAGAACAAATGGAAGGACAAATCCTTTGCTGCGGGCGCCAATCGGGAAGAAATTGAGCTGGGCGCTGCAGAGTTAGGAATCGATCTCTGGGAACACGTCGCCAATGTGATTGAAGCCATGAACGGCATTGCTGAAGACCTCGGCCTGGCAGGGACGCCACAGGATCATTAATCAGGACAAATACCATGGAGCTTAAAGGCAAAGGTTATTATATTTGGAGGTTGAAAAATTGCGAAAAGGGCAACCCCGATCGCATCGTCGACCTGGCGCGCGAAGCCAAATTATCACATGTGTTGATCAAAATTGCTGATGGCGCCTTCCCTTACAACGTTGACCTTGAAAGCGGCTTTGATTACGTCCGGCCTGTGATTAAAAAGCTCCAATCTCACAATATCGCCGTTTGGGGATGGCAGTACATCTATGGAAATCATCCCGATCAAGAGGCGCAAATTGCGGTTAAACGCTCGATTGAGCTGGGTGTCGATGGTTATGTGGTCAATGCAGAACATGAGTTCAAACAACCCAAAAAAGCTGCTGCCGCCAGCCGTTATATGAACATCCTGCGCAATAATTTGGGCAGTCTGCCCATAGCCCTCAGCTCATATCGCTTCCCTTCGTATCATCCTGATTTTCCCTTCAGTAATTTTCTTAAACGGTGCGATTACAACATGCCCCAGGTTTACTGGATGAAATCAATCAATACGGGGGGCGCACAATTGCAACGCTGTATCAACGAATACAACCAGATCAAGCCCTTCAGGACGATTGTCCCTACCGGTCCGACTTTCAAAGAACATGGCTGGATACCCCAAGAGAACGATGTGACCGAGTTCCTGCAGGTCGCCCAAAAGTTAAACCTTCCGGCTGTCAATTTCTGGTATTGGGAAGGTTGTCGGCGTGATTTACCAAAATTTTGGGATCTCGTTCGTAATTATCGTTATGAAAACTCCACAGCAGGCAATAATTTTCTCAGTCAATACTTTGCAGCCTTGAATAGCAACAACCCGGACAAAGTCATTAAGTTTTATCACAGCAACGCGGTTCATATTCGCTCTGGAGGTGCCATCGTCGGAAAGCCGGCAATCCGAGAGTGGATTACCAACCTGATGGAAGAACATACAGGACAAAAATTCATCCTTCTTCAGGAAAATGTCGATCGTCATATCCATAATTTTCGCTGGCAGGTACAAAAGCCAAATGGTGGCGTGACTGAAGGGCGCGACACGATGGGCGTGATCGACAACACCATCCGATTTCATTATTCGATTATCCAGCAGCCATAACCCGGGCTTTTCTGATCGTCAGCGCTTATTTTCCTACCAATGAAATCGCATCCAGCGGCACTGTCATTTCCAGGATCTCATCACCCTTTTTGACATCGATTACAACCTCGCCTTTTTGTGCCCGGGTGCGGCTGGGGGCATCCGTCACCCGCAAGAGGCGGCTGGCTGCCTCTTTAAAATGCACCACACCGTTGGATGTGAGTATCCCGATCATTGACCCGGCAATATGCTCATCGTCTGGCAACCTCCAGGCAATCACCCCCAATCCATAGCGCCCCTGGAGTGGGAATTGAGAGGGTTCTATCCGTTTTGCTTTGCCGCGATTGGTTACCAACAAAATTTCACCGCGTAGTGAGGCATTGCCCCCACCAATAACCTCATCATTTTCGCGCAGTTTAATGCCATTCACCCCGGCGGCGACCAAGCCCATGGGCCGCACCTCCTCCTCGTTGAAGCGGATTCCCATGCCCAATTTGGTCGCCAGGAAGATCGTCTGGTCGCCTTTGGTCAACAATAAGAATTTCAGGGCGTCACCGTCATTAATTTTTACCAATGTAAACAAATGCGCGGAGGGACCCGGGAGTTCGCTCAGTGCAGAGCGTTTGACCATGCCCATCTTGCTCACACTGACCACATATCCATCGCCTTCTTCAAGGTCTGTCGGCGCAGAGAAGATCAACTTCGGTTTGTGTTGGCTGGTCAGCGGTGACAAAGCCGTCAACGAGATGCCTGAATCAGGATCATCAGCAACGGGCAGCGATTGCACCGCCAGTGCAGCCGCCTCGCCAGTCTCAGTCACAAGATACAATGTGTGATGCGTCGTTGTGCGCAAAACCATGCTCGGAGCGTCAAGCCCCCATTGCCTGAAGCTTTTGTCGTCATCCGTACGGGCAATTTTGTTGTTCTTCGATACAGCGACCCATACGAGTTTTTCTGGCATCATATCCCTGGTCGTCAGCCGGTCAATGGCGGTCTCGCCTTCTTGCATCTGGATGATCTGCGTTCGGCGTGCATCCGCATAACGCGTGCGCACTTCCTTTAATTCATTGATGACAACCTCGCGCATCATCTTGGGAGAGCGCAGCAAAGCTTTCAATTCCTTAATCCGTTTCTCAACTTCCTTGTGCTCATCTTCAATTCTCTTACGCTCCAAAGCCGCCAATCGGCGCAGCGGCATATCCAGAATTGCCTGAGCCTGAATTTCATCAAGGTTAAATTTTCGCATCAGGTTGTTTCTGGCAGTTTCAACCCGGTGTGACCGTCGAATGGTGTCAATCACCTCATCCAGGTTCTCCAGAGCAATCAGGTAAGCTTTTATAATATGAATGCGTTCCTCTGATTTCTTCAATTCATATTCACTGCGACGCCTGACAACCTCCAGACGATGGTCCGCAAAGACTTTAAGAGCCTGTTTCAGGTTCAGGTTCTGTGGCTGACCTTTGACCAAAGCTAAAATGTTTATACCAAAGGTGCCTTGCATTGCGGTCCGCTTATACAATGTCTTCAATACTTCATCGGGGTTGGCAGTTTTACTCAATTCAATCACGATCCGCATACCCAACCGGTCGGATTCATCACGGAGATCACTCACCCCTTCTAAAGAACCATCGCGCACAAATTCGGCAATTTTCTCAATCAACGTGGCTTTATTGGTCATGTAGGGCAATTCGGTCACGATAATCCGCTTTCTCCCCCTGCTCATCTCTTCCAAAAGCACCCGAGCGCGCATACGCACACGACCCTTTCCACTCCCATAAGCCTGAGCCAGGGTTTCCGTGCGGTCATCTGTGATAATCAAGCCGCCGGTTGGAAAATCAGGGCCTTTAATATGTTTCATTAAATCTTCAACGCCGATATCGTCGATTTTTGTCCAATTTTCAAACATCATCACCAGGGCATCCACCACCTCACCCAGGTTATGTGGCGGGATATTGGTTGCCATGGCCACGGCGATGCCAGATGCGCCGTTGACCAATAAATTCGGGATTGACGATGGCAACACCTCCGGTTCCTGTAAAGTCCCGTCAAAGTTGTCCAGGAAATCAACCGTATCCATCCCTAATTGCTGGAGGATATCCATCGATATCTCAGTTAACCGCGCTTCCGTATAGCGCATCGCTGCCGGTGGATCGCCATCAATACTCCCAAAATTCCCCTGACCTTCCACCAACCGGTATCGCTGAGAAAAGTCTTGAGCCAGCCTTGCCATGGCGTCATAAACTGCCATATCACCGTGCGGGTGATACTTGCCCAAAACCTCTCCAACGATCCTGGCCGATTTCTTGTGCGCAGAGCCTGGTCGCAATCCCATTTCGAACATGGCATAAAGAATTCTTCGCTGCACGGGTTTAAGACCATCCCTGGCATCGGGTAAAGCCCTGGAAACAATCACACTCATGGCATAATCGAGATAAGATTGTTGCATTTCCTCATTAATATTTATTGAGCGTACCGTTCCTAAATCCATAATCGCTCCTATTGATAACATCGATGCCAAAATCTTATTGATATTGGGCAGCGGTTAAAGAACATTTGTTTCATTATAGCATAAAAATCCCGGTAATGTATCCGGGATTTTTATTTTATCAGAAAACAGAGCTGAATTTTATTTTCTATTCGCCGATTTCAGTTTCCTTTAGATCGGAATCCTCTTCAACCGAGCCGGCAATGCCCATATCCGTCTTATCAACCTTATGATCTGCAGCGGCTTCATTCGTTTCTAATTCATCAAACAGGGTGAGCACACGCCCCTCCCCAACCGCATCGTAGACATCATCGCCCTGGGCTTCATCTGAAAATTGCCCGGGTTTAAAACCTGTGCCAGCAGGGATCAATTTGCCGATCATAATATTCTCTTTCAAGCCAAACAAAGGATCTTCGCGTGATGAAATCGCTGCTGCCGAAAGCACTTTTATTGTATGCTGAAATGAAGATGCGGAAAGGAAGGAATCTGTTTCCAGGGCTGCCTTGCTAACGCCCAGCAAGACTTCAAGATACCTTGCCGGTTGTTTTCCCTGTTCAACCAATTCTTCATTGACACGCCTGATCTCCAGCCGATTGACCAGGTCCTGGGGTAAATAAGCCGTATCACCCGATCGCATGATCTGCACTTTACTAAGCATCTTGTTGATAATGACTTCAAAATGCTTGTCATTGATATCCTGCCCCTGGTTAACATAGATCTCCTGGATCTCACGCAACAAATATCGCTGACATGCATCACGCCCATTAATTCTCAGGACGGTGTGGGGGTTTAATGATCCTTCTGTTATCGCTTGACCCGGTTCTACTTTTTCACCTTCTTTAATGGTCAGTTTGGCTGTCGTAGGAATGTCGTATTCTTCCGATTCCTTCACTTCATAAGAAACTATCACCTTATGGTCTTCGATTCGCACACGTCCATTATTCTGGGCGGTAATAATCGCTTCGTCCTGGGATGCCAGCGTCGCTCCCATGACAATTTCATCTCCGTCGCTGACAGCGATTGACCAGTCCTCTGGAATATCATAGATATCCGAAACCATTTCACTGTGGTCAATCCGCACAAATCTTTTATCCGAATCTTTCTCAAACCCAAAGAGGTGAGCAGTGCCGGCAATTTTGGAAATCACTGCTTCTCCCTTGGGCTCTTTACGGGCTTCAAACAATTCTTCGACACGGGGAAGGCCGGAGGTAATGTCGCCACCAGCAACCACACCGCCGGTGTGGAAGGTCCGTAATGTCAATTGCGTTCCTGGCTCACCAATCGACTGAGCAGCAATGATCCCCACCGTTGAGCCCAGTTTTACCATTTCTCCCCGGGCAAGATCCATTCCATAACAATTGGCGCAAATCCCGTGAATCATCTCACAAGTCAACGGAGAGCGTACATGAACAGCAGAAATCCCAAGTTCTTTAATTATTTTCACTCGATCATGGGTTAGAAGATCATTTCGATTGAAAACAATTTCGCCAGTTTCCGGGTTAATGACTCGATCCGCGAGAACCCGACCATACAAACGTTTCTCGAAAGACTGCCCAGCGATATTATCATCTGCGTTGATCCAAATGCCCTGATACGTGCCGCAATCTTCTTCATTTACAATCACGTCTTGGGCAACATCCACCAGGCGCCGGGTAAGGTAGCCTGCATCGGCAGTCCTTAACGCGGTATCAGCCAAGCCTTTACGAGCGCCATGTGTTGAAATATAGTACTCGAACGGGGTCATACCTTCTCGATAATTCGAGCGAATCGGCATGGTGATGACGCGACCGCTCGGATCGGAAACCAATCCTTTCATGCCCGCCAACTGAGAAATTGCGTTGATACCACCTTTACTTGCACCGCTTTTCGCCATGGTTGTCAAATCTCCCATTGGATCAAGCGCTTTTTCTACCTCAACCGTGACCTGATGACCGGTTTCCTCCCAAATATCACCGACAATTTTGTTCCGCTCATCTTCGGTCGTAATACCACGTTCTAAACTTTGATCTATTTCATCCACTTTTTCTTGTGCAGCCTGTAAAATTTCTGCTTTACTGGCAGGCACATTAATGTCGGCAATAGCAATCGTTATCCCCGAGCGGGTTGCATATTGAAAACCAATATCTTTAATTTGATCAGCGATGATGCAGGTTTCTTCCTGTCCGCAGATATCATAGACCTCTGCAACCAGGTCTCTCACACCATTCTTATCCAATTCATGATTGTAAAAGCGCATGCGCTCAGTCAGGGCATTGTTGAAAATCGTGCGACCAACTGTGGTCTCAATGATCCTGGTCGCTGGATTCTCCATACGAGTATTGTCCTGATCGTACCAGGTTTCAGTTAGCAATTTAATTTTCTCATGCACATGGACCAGCCCCATAGAATAAGCCATCAGCACTTCATCGATACTGGAAAAGGCGCGGGGATCGCCTGCTTGTTTTTCATCTACTTCCATGGTGAGGTAATAAACACCCAAAACCATATCTTTTGATGGGCTGATGATGGGTTCACCATTAGCTGGTTTGAGCAAGTTCTTGGTCGCCAGCATTAATTCACGAGCTTCGGTGACAGCCTTGTCTGATAATGGCACATGAACCGCCATCTGATCGCCATCGAAGTCCGCGTTGAAGGCAGTCGTCACCAAAGGATGCAATTGAATCGCATTACCTTCGATCAGAATCGGCTCGAAAGCCTGGATCCCTAACCTATGCAGTGTGGGGGCTCGATTCAACAGCACCGGCCGATTTTTGATCACCTCTTCCAGGATTTCCCAAACTTCTGGACGGCCGCGCTCAATTAAACGTTTGGCGCTTTTAATGTTTCCTGCATATTCCTGCTTCATTAACTGAGAATAGACAAAGGGTCGATACAATTCTAAAGCCATAGACTTGGGAAGACCACATTGATGCAATTTTAAATATGGGCCAACAACGATCACAGATCGGCCGGAAAAATCTACTCGCTTCCCTAAAAGATTCCGACGGAAACGGCCCTTCTTTCCTTTGAGCATATCACTCAAGGAACGTAATTCTCGCCGTCCACGACGTGAAAGCGCTTTACCTCGCTGAGAATTATCAATTAGCGAGTCAACCGCTTCCTGCAACATACGCTTTTCATTGCGGACAATCACATCAGGCGCGCCCAGTTCTAACAACCGTTTCAAGCGATTATTGCGGTTAATGACCCGGCGATACAGGTCGTTCAAATCTGAGGTTGCAAAACGCCCACCGTCGAGCTGTACCATTGGACGCAAATCAGGCGGGATGACCGGCAAAACCGTCATAATAATCCATTCTGGTTTATTATTCGAGCGGCGAAAAGCCTCGATCACACTCAACCGACGGGTGGCTTTTTTTCGTTTTTGTTTGCTGCGGGTGGTATTAATCTCTTCCCATAGCTCTTCAGCCAATGCATCCAGATCAATTCGTTTGAGAATATCATAAAATGCTTCTGCTCCCATATCCGCCCGAAAGACCTGCCCCCAACGGGATTTTAACTCGCGATAGCGTGCTTCGCTTAGAAACTTAAAGGGTTCCAGCTCATGTAACTCGTCACGTGAACGCGCTGATTCTGATTGGCTCTCCTCAGCTTGATCAACCAGCATATTGCGCAGTTCTTCCATTTTTAACTCGGAAGCCGCCCTGATCTCTTCCCTCTGCATGGACAAGTGTTCCAATTCAAGATCGCGTTGTTCTTTCAGGTCTGCTTCCAGCACCTCAATCATATCCTTGACAATTTTCTGCACCTGGCTGAGATGTGCAGGCATCACCTCTTCACCGACATCAACAATCAATTCTTCTTTATCCAGCACATTGAACACGATCGCCTTGCGGATTTTCTTTCCTATCCGGGTCTGGATTTCGCTTTCCAAGCGTTGTCCTTCCTTGATCACCGGCTCAATCCGATTACCGATTTGTTCATCGTAGCTCTCCTGAAGCCGAACGCGCTCCGCATCATTTTCTTTTAGGGCTCTGTCTCGAGCTTTTTTCTCCTCGACAATCTGCGCATTGATTTTGTCTTCCAGGTCTCTTTCAGAAAGGCTGATTTCATCATCTAAGCGTTTAAGGGCTTTTTGCCGAGCGTCTTCATTGACGTAGGTCACGATGTATTGAGCAAAATACAACACCCGATCCAGGTTCCTGCGTGAGATATTTAAAATCAATCCTAAGTATGATGGGATGCGGCGAGTGTACCAGATGTGTGCCACGGGCGCTGCCAGATCGATATGACCCATTCGTTCACGCCTAACAGAAGATCGCGTGATTTCTACATTACAGATATCGCATGTAATCCCCTTTTTGCGACTATTCTTATATTTTCCACAATAACAGTGAAAATCACGTGTGGGTCCAAAGATGGCCTCACAAAACAAACCGTCTTTTTCGGGACGCAATTTTCGATAATTGATGGTCTCTGGTTTCAGAACTTCACCATAAGACCATTTACGAATCTCCTCAGGAGATGCAAGTCCAATCCGCAGTGTCTTCAATCCCTTTGTTTCCACAAAGAACCTCCTATAACCGTTGGAAGAAATACTGTGTTTAACGCGAGAAAAGCCTCGAGAAATTTAGCACTTCTCAGGCATTCTACTTAATCCATATAATATCAGCTCGATACATGCAAACTTTAATTATAGCCAATTAATATACAGTTTGTCAAACTTTTTCTTGAGAATGTTGAAAACAAGGCAGAATTTTTAAATAATGGCTTTGTACAGGCGAGATATGCATTAATCCTACAATATTATAATGATAATTTCAATAAACCTTAATATTTTTTGATTGATGGAAGGATTCTTTTCAATCTGTCCACAAATCAACGATTTTTTCTTTACGGGTGTTAAAAATTCTCCCTGCGATTATGCTGAGTATTTTCGTGGAATTTCAAAGTAAAAAATGCTTCCTTTACCCAACTGGCTTTCCACACGAACCTCTCCGCCATGCCGTTCTGCAATGCTTTTCACAATCGCCAAACCTAACCCACTCCCTTCATCATCAGCTTCAGCATCTGTGGTGATTCGAGAAAATTTCCGGAACAATTTTCTCTGATCCAGGGGAGCAACTCCAATGCCTTGATCCTG from Brevefilum fermentans encodes:
- a CDS encoding nuclear transport factor 2 family protein, translating into MELKGKGYYIWRLKNCEKGNPDRIVDLAREAKLSHVLIKIADGAFPYNVDLESGFDYVRPVIKKLQSHNIAVWGWQYIYGNHPDQEAQIAVKRSIELGVDGYVVNAEHEFKQPKKAAAASRYMNILRNNLGSLPIALSSYRFPSYHPDFPFSNFLKRCDYNMPQVYWMKSINTGGAQLQRCINEYNQIKPFRTIVPTGPTFKEHGWIPQENDVTEFLQVAQKLNLPAVNFWYWEGCRRDLPKFWDLVRNYRYENSTAGNNFLSQYFAALNSNNPDKVIKFYHSNAVHIRSGGAIVGKPAIREWITNLMEEHTGQKFILLQENVDRHIHNFRWQVQKPNGGVTEGRDTMGVIDNTIRFHYSIIQQP
- a CDS encoding SanA/YdcF family protein, producing the protein MNYLRRFLLIVFHSILYIFIGAFFLVGLIRTGILIHSRPKTFLPEDVPEAPVALVLGAGLNRDGSPGVVLRDRVETAAELYFSGKVEKLLMSGDNVSQYYNEPGAMFDYALSLGVPDEDIVLDPAGIRTYDSCYRARDIFGVNQLIIVTQAFHLPRALFICNALNIEAYGVSADDANYNRRGYIFWWAREIPASSAAVWDVYFARSTPILGQPEPIFP
- the rpoC gene encoding DNA-directed RNA polymerase subunit beta', giving the protein METKGLKTLRIGLASPEEIRKWSYGEVLKPETINYRKLRPEKDGLFCEAIFGPTRDFHCYCGKYKNSRKKGITCDICNVEITRSSVRRERMGHIDLAAPVAHIWYTRRIPSYLGLILNISRRNLDRVLYFAQYIVTYVNEDARQKALKRLDDEISLSERDLEDKINAQIVEEKKARDRALKENDAERVRLQESYDEQIGNRIEPVIKEGQRLESEIQTRIGKKIRKAIVFNVLDKEELIVDVGEEVMPAHLSQVQKIVKDMIEVLEADLKEQRDLELEHLSMQREEIRAASELKMEELRNMLVDQAEESQSESARSRDELHELEPFKFLSEARYRELKSRWGQVFRADMGAEAFYDILKRIDLDALAEELWEEINTTRSKQKRKKATRRLSVIEAFRRSNNKPEWIIMTVLPVIPPDLRPMVQLDGGRFATSDLNDLYRRVINRNNRLKRLLELGAPDVIVRNEKRMLQEAVDSLIDNSQRGKALSRRGRRELRSLSDMLKGKKGRFRRNLLGKRVDFSGRSVIVVGPYLKLHQCGLPKSMALELYRPFVYSQLMKQEYAGNIKSAKRLIERGRPEVWEILEEVIKNRPVLLNRAPTLHRLGIQAFEPILIEGNAIQLHPLVTTAFNADFDGDQMAVHVPLSDKAVTEARELMLATKNLLKPANGEPIISPSKDMVLGVYYLTMEVDEKQAGDPRAFSSIDEVLMAYSMGLVHVHEKIKLLTETWYDQDNTRMENPATRIIETTVGRTIFNNALTERMRFYNHELDKNGVRDLVAEVYDICGQEETCIIADQIKDIGFQYATRSGITIAIADINVPASKAEILQAAQEKVDEIDQSLERGITTEDERNKIVGDIWEETGHQVTVEVEKALDPMGDLTTMAKSGASKGGINAISQLAGMKGLVSDPSGRVITMPIRSNYREGMTPFEYYISTHGARKGLADTALRTADAGYLTRRLVDVAQDVIVNEEDCGTYQGIWINADDNIAGQSFEKRLYGRVLADRVINPETGEIVFNRNDLLTHDRVKIIKELGISAVHVRSPLTCEMIHGICANCYGMDLARGEMVKLGSTVGIIAAQSIGEPGTQLTLRTFHTGGVVAGGDITSGLPRVEELFEARKEPKGEAVISKIAGTAHLFGFEKDSDKRFVRIDHSEMVSDIYDIPEDWSIAVSDGDEIVMGATLASQDEAIITAQNNGRVRIEDHKVIVSYEVKESEEYDIPTTAKLTIKEGEKVEPGQAITEGSLNPHTVLRINGRDACQRYLLREIQEIYVNQGQDINDKHFEVIINKMLSKVQIMRSGDTAYLPQDLVNRLEIRRVNEELVEQGKQPARYLEVLLGVSKAALETDSFLSASSFQHTIKVLSAAAISSREDPLFGLKENIMIGKLIPAGTGFKPGQFSDEAQGDDVYDAVGEGRVLTLFDELETNEAAADHKVDKTDMGIAGSVEEDSDLKETEIGE
- a CDS encoding HD domain-containing protein, yielding MNRDQALTILHQYVKNPNLIKHMLAVEAAMRFYARKFGEDEEKWAVTALLHDFDWEIHPTMEEHPLAGESILRDHKVPEDIIRAVLSHATHTGIPRETLMEKALFACDEVTGLITAVALVRPSKALYDLKPKSVKNKWKDKSFAAGANREEIELGAAELGIDLWEHVANVIEAMNGIAEDLGLAGTPQDH
- a CDS encoding DNA gyrase/topoisomerase IV subunit A; the encoded protein is MDLGTVRSININEEMQQSYLDYAMSVIVSRALPDARDGLKPVQRRILYAMFEMGLRPGSAHKKSARIVGEVLGKYHPHGDMAVYDAMARLAQDFSQRYRLVEGQGNFGSIDGDPPAAMRYTEARLTEISMDILQQLGMDTVDFLDNFDGTLQEPEVLPSSIPNLLVNGASGIAVAMATNIPPHNLGEVVDALVMMFENWTKIDDIGVEDLMKHIKGPDFPTGGLIITDDRTETLAQAYGSGKGRVRMRARVLLEEMSRGRKRIIVTELPYMTNKATLIEKIAEFVRDGSLEGVSDLRDESDRLGMRIVIELSKTANPDEVLKTLYKRTAMQGTFGINILALVKGQPQNLNLKQALKVFADHRLEVVRRRSEYELKKSEERIHIIKAYLIALENLDEVIDTIRRSHRVETARNNLMRKFNLDEIQAQAILDMPLRRLAALERKRIEDEHKEVEKRIKELKALLRSPKMMREVVINELKEVRTRYADARRTQIIQMQEGETAIDRLTTRDMMPEKLVWVAVSKNNKIARTDDDKSFRQWGLDAPSMVLRTTTHHTLYLVTETGEAAALAVQSLPVADDPDSGISLTALSPLTSQHKPKLIFSAPTDLEEGDGYVVSVSKMGMVKRSALSELPGPSAHLFTLVKINDGDALKFLLLTKGDQTIFLATKLGMGIRFNEEEVRPMGLVAAGVNGIKLRENDEVIGGGNASLRGEILLVTNRGKAKRIEPSQFPLQGRYGLGVIAWRLPDDEHIAGSMIGILTSNGVVHFKEAASRLLRVTDAPSRTRAQKGEVVIDVKKGDEILEMTVPLDAISLVGK